The nucleotide window AAGGCTTCGAGACGTCCCCGATGGAAGGCCCCGCAGACGAGGGCGAGGTCGGCGTCGCCGAGTTCCAGGAGATCCTTCAGGAGAAGATGGAAGCGCTCGACATGGACGAGCGCTTCGCCCAGCGCTACCTCAACGCGGGCTTCTCCGGCGGTGAGAAGAAACAGAACGAAGTGCTGCAGGCAGCTATCCTCGAGCCCTCGATCGCCGTCTTAGACGAGATCGACTCCGGGCTCGACATCGACCGCCTACAGGACGTCTCCGCCGGCATCAACGCCCTTCGCGACGAGCAGGGCACCGGTATCCTCCAGATCACCCACTACCAGCGCATCCTCGACTACGTCGAGCCAGATCACGTTCACGTGATGCTCGACGGCCAGATCGCCAAAAGCGGCGACGCCTCGCTCGCAGCGGAACTCGAGGACAAGGGCTACGACTGGGTCCGCGAAGAGGTCTACGGCACTGCGTAACCGAATTCGGCTAGAACAACGGTAATAACCTTACAGCCGTAACCATAGACACAATCAAATTATGAGTTCCGAACAAGATCACCTCAAAGAAACTGACACTGAAGCGCGGTTCGAGTTCAAGAAAGAACAGAACGCCGCGGTGAAGTCCGAGAAGGGCCTGACCGAGGAGGTCATCCGCATGATCTCCGAGGACAAAGACGAGCCAGACTGGATGCTCGAGCGCCGCCTGCGTGCGCTCAAGCAGTACCAGAACATGCCGATGCCGACGGACTGGCCCGGCCAGCCGGACCTGACCGAACTGGACATCGAAGAGATCGTCCCGTATATCCGCCCGGACGTCGACAAGCGCGAAGGCGTCGACGACTGGACGGAGTTGCCCGACGAGATCAAAGACACCTTCGACAAGCTGGGCATTCCAGAAGCCGAGAAGAACGCTCTCTCCGGCGTCGGCGCCCAGTACGAGTCCGAGGTCGTCTACCAGAACATGCAAGAGCAGTGGGAGGAGAAAGGCGTCATCTTCATGAACATGGACCGGGCGGTTCAGGAGCACCCTGAGATCGTCAAGGAGTACTTCATGACGACGTGTGTCCCCCCAAGCGACAACAAGTTCGCCGCACTCCACGGTGCCGTCTGGTCCGGCGGCTCGTTCGTCTACGTCCCCGAGGGCGTCACCGTCAACATGCCCGTCCAGGCGTACTTCCGGATGAACTCTGAAGGGATGGGCCAATTCGAGCACACGCTCATCGTCGCCGAGGAAGGCTCCGAAGTCCACTACATCGAGGGCTGTTCTGCGCCGAAATACGGCACTCACAACCTGCACTCGGGTGGTGTCGAAGTCTTCGTCGGCGAGGACGCACACGTTCAGTACTCGACCGTCCAGAACTGGTCGAAGAACACGTTCAACCTCAACACCAAACGCGCTATCGTCGAAGCAAACGGCACGATGGAGTGGGTCTCGGGCTCGATGGGCTCGAAAGCGACCATGCTCTACCCGTGTTCGATCCTCAAGGGCCGCGGCGCGACCGACACCCACATCACCATCGCCTTTGCCGGCGAGGGCCAGGACATCGACACCGGCGCGAAGGTCTACCACAACGCGCCCGAGACGAGTTCGACCATCGAATCCAAGTCGATCTCGAAAGACGGCGGCCGCACCAACTACCGTGGCCTCGTCCACATCGCTGACGGTGCCGAGAACTCCTCGACCGCCGTCGAGTGTGACGCGCTGATGTTCGACAACGAATCGACCTCGGACACCATGCC belongs to Natronorubrum aibiense and includes:
- the sufB gene encoding Fe-S cluster assembly protein SufB, with translation MSSEQDHLKETDTEARFEFKKEQNAAVKSEKGLTEEVIRMISEDKDEPDWMLERRLRALKQYQNMPMPTDWPGQPDLTELDIEEIVPYIRPDVDKREGVDDWTELPDEIKDTFDKLGIPEAEKNALSGVGAQYESEVVYQNMQEQWEEKGVIFMNMDRAVQEHPEIVKEYFMTTCVPPSDNKFAALHGAVWSGGSFVYVPEGVTVNMPVQAYFRMNSEGMGQFEHTLIVAEEGSEVHYIEGCSAPKYGTHNLHSGGVEVFVGEDAHVQYSTVQNWSKNTFNLNTKRAIVEANGTMEWVSGSMGSKATMLYPCSILKGRGATDTHITIAFAGEGQDIDTGAKVYHNAPETSSTIESKSISKDGGRTNYRGLVHIADGAENSSTAVECDALMFDNESTSDTMPYMEIEESKVDVAHEATVGKIGDEDIFYLQSRGLDDDDAKKMIVAGFIEPITEELPIEYAVELNRLIELEMEGSLG
- a CDS encoding ABC transporter ATP-binding protein, with protein sequence MARLELSNLHAEVAEGDEKILEGVNLEVESGEIHALMGPNGSGKSTTAKVIAGHPAYEVTEGEVLLHLEEDEFGDEVEIDEDQRTWNLLELEPNERAALGIFLGFQYPAEIDGVTMTNFLRTALNAKIEEREELFEGEEGDDEEEADEGFETSPMEGPADEGEVGVAEFQEILQEKMEALDMDERFAQRYLNAGFSGGEKKQNEVLQAAILEPSIAVLDEIDSGLDIDRLQDVSAGINALRDEQGTGILQITHYQRILDYVEPDHVHVMLDGQIAKSGDASLAAELEDKGYDWVREEVYGTA